The following are encoded together in the Thermoplasmata archaeon genome:
- a CDS encoding ABC transporter ATP-binding protein, with the protein MGAGQARGPAHPGMLVSTPMAIHVQGLRKRYAGFRSGVDALQGVDFDVPKGEVFGFLGPNGAGKTTTLRILATVLAPSGGTAQVDGHDIRKEPMAVRGTVGYMPEKSGAYPLLTGYRNLVYWGRLQDMDGSELKDRARALLKELGLEEAADRKVKTYSHGMGRRLLMAQALIHDPRILLLDEPAGGLDPQGIRFFRDLVRKLQGEGKTIFLSSHILSEVEQTCTTVGIIHKGKMLTVDRMDALRHRIGASALTRVEVECDIPSQPVVQQLMAIPKVKMVYQLPDGIRVEAESGADIADEVARVLVTNHVRLRAVKPTEPTLEDAFMSVLGGGGT; encoded by the coding sequence TTGGGTGCCGGGCAGGCCCGCGGCCCCGCCCACCCAGGGATGCTCGTGTCGACGCCCATGGCCATCCATGTCCAAGGCCTTCGCAAGCGGTACGCGGGATTCCGGAGCGGCGTGGACGCTCTCCAGGGCGTCGATTTCGACGTACCCAAGGGCGAGGTCTTCGGCTTCCTGGGACCGAATGGCGCAGGCAAGACCACGACCCTGCGCATCCTGGCGACCGTGCTCGCGCCGTCGGGCGGGACGGCTCAGGTGGACGGGCACGACATCCGGAAAGAGCCGATGGCCGTGCGCGGCACCGTGGGCTACATGCCCGAGAAATCGGGCGCGTACCCGCTCCTCACGGGCTACCGGAACCTCGTCTACTGGGGCCGGCTGCAGGACATGGATGGATCGGAGCTGAAGGACCGCGCTCGCGCCCTCCTGAAGGAGCTCGGCCTCGAGGAGGCCGCCGACCGCAAGGTGAAGACCTACTCCCACGGCATGGGCCGGCGTCTCCTCATGGCCCAGGCCCTCATCCACGACCCACGCATCCTTCTGCTGGACGAGCCCGCGGGCGGGCTCGACCCGCAGGGGATCCGGTTCTTCCGCGACCTGGTCCGGAAGCTACAGGGCGAGGGGAAGACGATCTTCCTCTCCTCCCACATCCTGTCCGAGGTCGAGCAGACCTGCACCACGGTCGGCATCATTCACAAGGGCAAGATGCTCACCGTGGATCGCATGGACGCCCTCCGACATCGGATCGGCGCGAGCGCACTCACGCGCGTCGAGGTGGAGTGCGACATCCCGAGCCAGCCCGTAGTCCAGCAGCTCATGGCCATCCCCAAGGTGAAGATGGTCTACCAATTGCCGGACGGGATCCGCGTCGAAGCCGAGTCCGGCGCGGACATCGCGGACGAGGTGGCCCGCGTCCTCGTGACGAACCACGTGCGACTCCGCGCCGTGAAGCCCACCGAACCCACGTTGGAGGATGCGTTCATGTCGGTCCTCGGAGGCGGCGGGACATGA
- a CDS encoding ABC transporter permease, with translation MIGNPFAGAARIGWMEFWSHLKSPRLIVLVILIALLIFGVSYGMTQSGPSGFGNSIDLNVYPAVRNESGSDHYLVIGWVADQRGVPQAAASVSVYLQDYTNPAYNGTGSLLTTIQTNASGFVVYDAGTTMPKNISYAMKYGDYGLGSVGFYRGMTDNITFNVGRFTWGTTSGPYGSQSSFSFQVITTDGYPATAADVYVDGNFSGHPDANGFYNGPLTEGNHLVNITYQGSRVTQPVMTPPSYGPAYENGADAVLITLVGSFMGLVLPIMAIAVSFDAIARERAQGSLELLLARRIRREGILTGKFLGAFAAIAVPIVAVLLAGIAVVTSISGRAPTLTFALAVFGASLFLIAVYVLLMLLFSTLAKSVGTAVVFGVVTWLFFNLIFSFITTFLLLSSGGFYLSPNYYSTLLTVYLFDPNMVFQLLLGAAVPSTGGGYLFGIVVPTGYLSVAAILLAAALWIAVPFVLTILVFRRKAES, from the coding sequence ATGATCGGCAATCCCTTCGCAGGCGCCGCGCGCATCGGATGGATGGAATTTTGGTCCCACCTCAAGAGTCCGAGGCTGATTGTCCTCGTGATCCTGATCGCCCTCCTCATCTTCGGCGTGTCCTACGGGATGACGCAATCCGGCCCGTCGGGCTTCGGTAACTCCATCGACCTCAACGTGTACCCCGCCGTGCGGAACGAGAGCGGATCGGATCACTACTTGGTCATCGGGTGGGTTGCGGACCAGCGAGGCGTGCCCCAGGCGGCAGCTTCCGTGTCGGTCTACCTTCAGGACTACACGAACCCTGCCTACAACGGGACGGGAAGCCTACTCACGACGATCCAGACGAATGCCTCGGGCTTCGTGGTCTACGACGCGGGGACGACCATGCCCAAGAATATCTCGTACGCGATGAAGTACGGGGACTACGGCCTCGGATCCGTTGGCTTCTACCGGGGGATGACCGACAACATCACGTTCAACGTAGGCCGCTTTACGTGGGGTACGACCTCGGGGCCGTACGGCAGCCAGAGCTCCTTCTCGTTCCAGGTCATCACCACGGACGGCTATCCCGCGACCGCAGCTGACGTGTACGTCGACGGCAACTTCTCCGGACATCCCGACGCGAACGGCTTCTACAACGGGCCTCTGACCGAGGGGAATCACCTCGTGAACATCACCTACCAAGGATCCAGGGTGACCCAACCCGTCATGACACCTCCGTCCTACGGACCGGCGTACGAGAACGGGGCGGACGCGGTCCTCATCACCCTCGTGGGCAGCTTCATGGGGTTGGTCCTTCCCATCATGGCAATCGCCGTCTCGTTCGACGCCATTGCGCGCGAGCGCGCTCAGGGGTCCCTGGAACTCCTTCTCGCGCGCAGGATCCGGCGGGAAGGGATTCTCACCGGGAAATTCCTGGGCGCCTTCGCGGCCATCGCGGTACCCATCGTAGCTGTGCTTCTCGCGGGGATTGCCGTCGTGACCTCGATCTCGGGGCGCGCGCCGACGCTCACATTCGCCCTGGCGGTCTTCGGTGCCAGTCTCTTCCTGATTGCCGTGTACGTGCTCCTTATGCTCCTGTTCTCGACCCTGGCGAAGAGCGTCGGAACCGCCGTTGTGTTCGGCGTGGTCACGTGGCTCTTCTTCAACCTGATCTTCTCGTTCATCACGACCTTCCTGCTCCTCTCGTCGGGCGGGTTCTACCTCAGCCCGAACTACTACTCCACGCTGCTGACGGTCTATCTCTTCGACCCGAACATGGTATTCCAACTGCTCCTGGGGGCGGCCGTCCCCTCCACCGGGGGAGGGTACCTCTTTGGCATCGTCGTCCCAACCGGATACCTGTCCGTCGCGGCGATCCTCCTCGCTGCCGCGCTCTGGATCGCGGTCCCCTTCGTCTTGACCATCCTTGTCTTCCGCAGGAAGGCGGAGAGCTGA